A single window of Thalassomonas viridans DNA harbors:
- the dcd gene encoding dCTP deaminase — MRLSDQDIKQHIADGKIQIEPAPSANMISGVSVDIRLGNEFRVFQDHTAPYIDLSGPKEEMQKAMNSVMSEEIFIPDGEAFFLHPGELALAVTYESVTLPDDIVGWLDGRSSLARLGLMVHVTAHRIDPGWSGQIVLEFYNSGKLPLALRPKMKIAALNFETMSSKAVTPYNKRNDAKYKGQMGAVASRISQDESSTAE; from the coding sequence ATGAGATTAAGTGACCAGGATATAAAACAACATATAGCAGACGGTAAAATTCAGATTGAGCCGGCCCCAAGCGCCAACATGATCTCCGGGGTCAGCGTCGATATTCGTTTGGGCAATGAATTTCGCGTGTTTCAGGACCATACCGCACCTTATATCGATTTAAGCGGGCCAAAAGAAGAAATGCAAAAGGCGATGAACTCGGTAATGAGTGAAGAGATCTTTATCCCCGACGGGGAAGCTTTCTTCCTTCATCCCGGTGAACTGGCCCTTGCCGTGACTTATGAGTCGGTAACCCTGCCGGATGATATCGTCGGCTGGTTAGACGGCCGCTCCTCTTTGGCGCGTCTGGGGTTAATGGTGCACGTAACCGCCCATCGTATTGATCCCGGCTGGTCCGGACAAATCGTACTGGAGTTTTACAACAGCGGTAAATTGCCGTTGGCGCTAAGGCCGAAAATGAAAATCGCCGCGCTGAACTTTGAAACCATGTCGTCTAAGGCGGTAACGCCTTATAACAAACGCAACGATGCCAAGTACAAGGGGC